A genome region from Sphingobium sp. CR2-8 includes the following:
- a CDS encoding response regulator encodes MFFGLVKEADARTTRRKAIRTVLVVEDEPLVAFDNEHALVQAGYRIAATVDDHAHAVRVMDYGGVDLVIADVALHGDKTGIDVARHAASCGLPVLFVTGHCPVEARTLAVGCLAKPYAPRDLVAAIGVVDAVLRGARRPKSPPGLSLFVPEG; translated from the coding sequence ATGTTTTTCGGGCTGGTGAAAGAGGCAGACGCGCGTACCACGCGCCGCAAGGCGATCCGCACCGTGCTGGTGGTGGAGGATGAGCCGCTTGTCGCCTTCGACAATGAACATGCCCTGGTCCAGGCCGGCTATCGCATCGCCGCCACGGTCGACGATCACGCCCATGCGGTGCGCGTCATGGACTATGGCGGCGTAGACCTGGTGATCGCTGATGTCGCGCTGCATGGCGACAAGACCGGAATCGACGTCGCCCGCCACGCTGCCTCGTGCGGGTTGCCAGTCCTGTTCGTAACCGGCCACTGCCCTGTCGAAGCGCGGACATTGGCAGTGGGATGCCTCGCCAAACCCTATGCCCCGCGCGATCTGGTCGCCGCGATCGGCGTGGTGGACGCCGTGCTGCGCGGCGCCCGCCGACCCAAATCGCCGCCCGGCCTCAGCCTGTTCGTGCCAGAAGGCTGA